The following proteins are encoded in a genomic region of Nicotiana sylvestris chromosome 4, ASM39365v2, whole genome shotgun sequence:
- the LOC138889953 gene encoding uncharacterized protein — protein MAEELKKLTDSVQSIEGGKCIEVLKYEDLCIQPDVELTEGYKPPMFEMFDRTGDPKVHLRTYCNKLVGVGKDEWICMKLFMRSPTGDALSWYISQNPKKWVNWVTMASDFMDRFRFNTENAPDIFYIQNLKKKPTETFHEYTTRWRSEAAMVRPTLEEEQMNKFFVRAQDPQYYERMMVSENHKFFGIIKLGEIIEEGIKSGMVTNFEVLQATNKAL, from the coding sequence atggcagaagaactcaagaagcttaCTGACAGTGTTCAAAGCATTGAAGGTGGCAAATGCATTGAGGTCCTGAAATATGAGGATTTGTGTATTCAGCCTGATGTAGAACTgacggagggttacaaacctcctatgTTCGAAATGTTCGACAGAACTGGTGATCCGAAAGTACATTTGAGAACGTATTGTAACAAGCTTGTAGGGGTTGGCAAGGACGAATGGATATGTATGAAGTTATTCATGAGGAGCCCCactggagatgctttgtcttggtacatcagtcagAACCCAAAGAAGTGGGTTAATTGGGTGACCATGGCGTCAgacttcatggaccgattcaggttcaacacagaaaatgcaccagacattttctacattcaaaatctcaagaagaaaccaacaGAAACCTTCCACGAGTATACTACTCGATGGAGGTCTGAAGCTGCGATGGTAAGACCAACACTTgaagaagaacagatgaataagttCTTCGTTAGAGCTCAagatccacaatactatgaaaggaTGATGGTTAGTGAAAACCATAAGTTCTTTGGCATCATCAAACTAGGAGAAATAATAGAAGAAGGAATTAAGAGCGGAATGGTGACAAATTTCGAAGTACTCCAAGCCACAAATAAAGCTTTGTAG